A stretch of Verrucomicrobiota bacterium DNA encodes these proteins:
- a CDS encoding YdeI/OmpD-associated family protein codes for MIDDLEKVEVKSTSELWDWFSENYGRNESIWLVTFKKIVPEKYVANGEVVDACVAHGWIDGRRKKLDDFRTMQLLAPRRAPHWAQSYKVRAARSIAFGRMHAAGLAKIEEAIQGGHWHTMDAVDALEVPPDLQLALEANPVAQTNYVAFPPSARRDILRWIHLARTSETRTKRIRETVSLAAKGKRASGTGVK; via the coding sequence GTGATTGATGACCTTGAAAAGGTCGAAGTAAAATCCACTTCCGAACTCTGGGATTGGTTTTCTGAGAACTATGGTCGAAACGAGAGTATTTGGTTAGTCACCTTTAAGAAGATTGTTCCGGAAAAATACGTGGCCAATGGAGAGGTAGTGGATGCCTGTGTAGCCCACGGTTGGATCGATGGTCGGCGCAAGAAGCTCGACGATTTTAGGACCATGCAGCTTCTCGCACCGCGTCGGGCTCCCCATTGGGCTCAATCCTACAAAGTGCGCGCAGCCCGCTCGATCGCTTTCGGAAGGATGCACGCGGCAGGTCTTGCCAAAATCGAAGAGGCGATTCAGGGAGGGCACTGGCATACGATGGACGCGGTTGACGCTCTTGAAGTGCCGCCTGATCTTCAGCTTGCTCTTGAGGCGAATCCGGTCGCGCAAACAAATTACGTGGCGTTTCCGCCTTCTGCCCGACGGGATATACTTCGTTGGATACACTTGGCGAGGACCAGTGAAACCCGCACCAAACGGATCCGAGAAACCGTTTCATTGGCTGCGAAAGGCAAGCGGGCCAGCGGAACCGGGGTGAAGTGA